The DNA window taggTGAGAATTTGACCAGATTTGCAATACTTTTATCAAGGCAAAGGTTTAGTAATTTCTTTATCAACAAAGGTTATCTCTACTTTGGATGATTTCATAAAAATTGGTCACCTTCTGATATATATGAAACTATAGAGGGATTTAATAAGAAATACTGAGGTATCTATAATTCATGGATGCACAATGGACTTTATTAGACATGAATAAATAAGGGTAGACATTCCTTCAGGCTAATCTTATTTCTCTGCCACCTgaatttattttgataaatttgatttattctcattttttctaTGCATTAAGTTTGAGAAAACCTGTTCAATATTTTatcctttcattttttcttacaCTGTTTAATTTTCTTGAAACTGTTAAGTACAATTAATTGAGGAATCATGATTCATGCTCATCAAAGTGATGCCCAAATTAAAGTAATTGGAAGTCAGTATGTAGCTAAAGATAGATGCATCAAAtggattttaatgaaaataattttgcctTGATATTATTAGATCCTGTGTATCTTTCGATCagtctgttttgaatttaaaCCTAAACTTTTGTGTCATAAATGCTATAATGCTCCTTTACATTTTCGTTTATTATCACTATGCTCATTATATCTGCATTTGGGATATCATTTTGCTATTCCTAGCTATGGTCTCTATCTTTGCATTTACCCTACTGAAGAGCAGCTTTTAATAGAATTATTTTGAGATATTGGATACTAGCTGGGATATAAGGATCCGCCTCCAGGAGTCCAGgcgaagagagagaggagggtttcTTTGAGCAAggggcattaagatcatgatggggagacctacagagacaaccagaccaaactagtgggaactcatgaactttagaccaacagctgtggagcctccatggaactggacttcTGAagaggcaagacagttgtgtagcttgctctaCTTAAggggcccttggcagtgggatAAGATCCaaccctgatgcatgagctgactttttggagcccagtgcctatggtgggataccttacacagccttggttcaaGGGGAAGGTCTTGGaactgtctcaactgaatgtaccaggctctgctgatccCTATGGGAGTCCTCGCCTTGCAagaagtgggaatggggagtgtaTTGGGGAGGAAGacttgggggctggaggagggaggagacaggcacctgtggttagtatgtaaaatgaacagaaaatttcttaatgaaaaacaGTTTCAAATTTGAATGTattgggcttggggatttagctcagtggtagagtgcttgcctagcaagcacaaggccctgggtttgatcctcagcttcaaaaaaataaaaataaaatttgaatgtattttgatcatattcttccccttcctcaaGTCCTTTCAgatcttctctctgtctccacccaCACAACTTTAAGTTCCttatcaaaagaaagaaacaaaaaccgcaatacaaacaaaaaataaaaccacatccaaaatgaaaaaaaaaaaatcaccaaagtgtaaccaaataaaagcatacacacatatgcccccacacacatacctgcacacacaaaacaaacaaacaaaaaaccatggagTCCAATTATATGTTTATTGTAGCatcttatttataaattttaaaatttcagtaaaTCACTACAATGCTACTTAGCTTGAATATGAGTGTATTATCAgctatacaaaaatatttttcttatatctttgcattataagattttttttttaggtttcagTTCCAGCTGACTTTATTTCCTTCTCAAAAGAAGTTATTTACAGAAGGTATATAGCAACAACCTGACAGGCAGTGATGGACAGAATTAGctggcatgattttttttttaaattttccttttttttctcttccccccCAAAcattgcttttttgtgtgtgtgtggccttgaattttagCATTAtaagtttttttcatttaattttgtttttgttttatatttatttttaaaatgtttggataaaattaagaaacaaacacacaatagCCTAACTTTGCAATATCAGACTTTTTCACCTGTACCTAGTCTACTGAAATATCTTAGAGGCAATGACAGGCAATGGGGATATCATGCCCAATTCCTCCCGAGGAACCTGACTGAGAAAATTCCTGAAATGTGAATCTCTTCATGAATATGACAATGGAGATCAGTTAGTTAGTTTCTACTTGATTTATTGTTATAGATTTGCTTTTGTAGAAATAACGCAGCATGAACATTCTTCTTGGCTAATAAAGAATTTTCCTTGTTGGAGTTCATGATTTCACATATTTAAAGGAGCTTGGATGAGTCTGCAAAAGCTTTTACTGGGAAATTTTAAATCCTTCATTGTAAATCTTTATTTGGATGCTTTGATGCTCCCATCCCATTTGCATTTACAtcttagaaaaatgtttttttcagGTGAAATACCTTTAACTCTTCTATAACTCTGATTCACTGACTAGATAAAAGACATGAGGTTTGGAGAGAAAGATCTCCACTTTGGTACTGGGATGGTGGTCATCAACAGACAATGGTTGGACAGGAGTATTACAAAAAGTAAGACATCTGACTGGACTTCTCACCATGTCTTCTCTCCAAACTTTCAGAATCAAGCAATTTCTGgccaggaaacaaaagcagaatcgTCCTATTCCTCAGTTTATTAAGATGAAAAGTGGTAATAAAATCAGATACAACTCCAAGATAAGACACCATAGGAGAACAAAGTTGGGTCTGTAAGGGTTCACAAATGGTAGACTGAAAGTTTATGCTGAATCATGGTCATCGATCAATCCACGGTGCAAAATCATGTTTAAATCAGAGCAGTGGTTTCTCCAGTAATAAAATGTAGAACcttaaataaacagcaacatattaaaagttatattttatttctcccCGTATTTCTCCACTTCACTGCCACAGAAATTTAAGTGGAATCTTCCAAGTGGTTCTGAGTCATCATGACTATTGGCTCTTATAAAACATGAGAAATTTTTGCTCAAATTGCCTAGGGGTCTCTCTATGACATATAACAGAGTTAAAATTTGTGGTTTGTAACTCTGCTCACAAGAAAACCTATTCATCTGCTCTTAGAATCATGAAAATGAACTGGCCTCttataagaaaattaaagtgTTCATTAACAGTTTGTTCTATATTTTTGAAAGTAGTAGTATTCAATCATATTTGTTCTTGAAAATAATTATACTCCCTAGTCATCTTACCTATACTCTTAAAGAGTTTCAACTGCCTTCATATGAGTACTCAAACACCATAACTTTCATATTATATAATTAACAGTCAATGAATCATTATATATGCCCCCTTAACAGCAATTATCAATGGAGATAATTCATGATTTTCTGATTGAATTGTATATAAATAATGCAAAAAATCCATAATCATCCAGGATTTCCTGCATATGTACAATATGTGTACATTCACATTTATGTTTGTATGGGCTACAGATGAGaaggcacatgtgcatgtatgtgtatgtgtgtatgggtgccaGAGATGTCCTCCTTGACCATGTTCCACTTTATTGAGGTTGGGCCTTCCACTTGAAGCCAGAGCTCAGCAAGCTCAACATTTTCATCAGTTTGCTTTTGGGAGCCACTGTCTCTGCAGCCTGAGCACTGACCATGGAGCACTGAGatcatatgtttatatgtgttctGAGGACCTATACCTGGGGAAGTTTACACACTGAGACGTCTCTCCAAACCTCATTCCATATTTTATTCACTCACCAATAATCATGATGAAGGAAAATACAGTTTCttatacattttcttaaaattctgaaagaatcaAATATTTCATGGTTGATATCAAAATAATAGATCTCAGTCTAATATTTCTCTTCTATTGTAAACTGAAACATGCCTTCATTGCCAAGATTTTTGATCTTGAATTTTCTTTAGAGATAGTAATCAACttagttttactatattagacACTTGGTATAACATAGCTGTATATTTATATTACTAAGTACTatgttaaaagaaagcatttttggGAGGTTGATAAATGTAATTAAGTGCCTTTTATTCAATGATATGCTATTGTTAAGTTATTCTCAGAAATGTTGTAACTactcttatgtatttatttctgagTATTTGACATGAGAACCAGAGCAGAAATACCATGTACAAAATAAAAGCGTTTTTGAATAGTAAACTTCAGAAGCAAATAAGGTAAGCAATTGGAAGCAGAAAAATCTAATTTTGATTGAATGAAAGTTTTCATATTAtactttggtttattttatttaagttaactatatttatattaattttcaattGTGTCTTAAGTTTACAATATTTTTGTGGCCTGACACTTGAGGATTTCAATCTGCAGAATATACTTCACAAACAAGCACATTGatatggattaaaaaaaagatcTTGTTGGGATAAGTAAATTGGAATCATGATCATCTTAATCTATTAAATGCTCACTAGATTGACACAATGTTCTACAGAAAATACTCTAAATACATAGAACTCCTTTGCTTTTCAGATACATTCTAATATTCACATAACTTTAGGAGCCAAATTACTGTTTATTTAAAGTAACAGCAAAATTCCTTACTGTTAAATCAGATGCAAGCAAATGCccttcatatatgtgtacaatatGTTTCAATTGTGAAATAGTAACTCAAACTCCCATGTAATTATCTTTGAGTTTTTtccaaatatatttaatatagtttgtttttctataaaGTACATTAAAAACTTAAACAGTTATTTATATATGAGCTGCTCATCTTTTATCTTTCTTATTACTTCATATAGTAGCAAAGATAGGCATTACCTATACTTCATTTCACTTTAATATTAAACATAATTTGAGTGTTTCTCTCAATAGCTTCTTTCATCATAGATTAGGTATTATAAGAGGTGACATGTTTAGTATATGGATTTAAtggtttttaaatctttttttttattatcatgtcTTTGTTATTATCCTTTGGTTTAAAATTATAGTGTCtttgaaatagaaaatatattattttgaagaactgaatgatctcaatgtcccttagAAATTGTATCAGCATAGACTAATGAAACATAAAGTACTGTTCAATCTGTCACCATTCTATCTTTGAATTCAGAGCTAACATCATTATGTGGGACTCAATTAAGGTAAATAATGAGGCAGTTATTCCTACTTCATTATTTAGAATTGATTTTCGTCATGGGTgatatgaaattatttcattaaagtaATATAGAGTAATTCTCTTTTAACATAGCACCAAAATAGAACAGAAAGTTTAGAAGCATTTAcaacattaatatttattttgtattttatggtCATCTCATTAATTAGTTCAAATCCAAAAACCCACATTCTGCTGTAGGGTTTCTTCTATGTATAGGGCTTATCATCTTTTATGAAGTATCTAATATATTTATTGATGTGTTTATGATTTTTGACCCCCTCTTTACCTTGTAAAAATTTAAGGGGAATAATTTTTCTGGTTTATTCATTGATGTGGAGGGAAAGGATGCTTGACATCTGTTAATCAAACTACCACATGCAGATTATCTCACCCAAGGAAAATCCTCATATACTTACTCATTACATTTAGTATCCTGTAATCAGGGAAGTATAAAGCATGGTAGCTCTAGATGGAACCACACATTACACAGACCTAGAAGAAAGCAAGACCAGCTACCACAGCATCTGTCATTCTTCATAGATAAGGAGTTTGCTCTAGCAACCAAGACAGTACAAGTAGCTACAAATGTCCCTTTGTTTCTCTAATGCTTCCcctaaggaagaaaacaaagtggTGGTGTGACTCAGCAGGTGTTTTATCAGACATTTACACAAAATAAAGGGTCATACCTTGAATTAACAGCAGCAGAATCTCCTACATTATAAGATACttgatcaaaataaaattataggatAATAAAATGGTAACATTAGCTCAGCACAGGCCCAGTGggcattttaactatttttaagaCTATgctttagaatcaactcagagtGAAGAGTTGCaaagaccacacacacatttatttataagtaaataaataaatgattaaaagaaTGACAATCTATTCTTGCACCCCACTGAAAAGTTTGGTCAAACATGATTATACTGACAAAATTTAAGTTACCtcttctgagaaaaaaatatagaaaattaccTGTTTGAACAAACCCTCTTATATTTATCACTGAAAGTACaggttataaaaaataaatgtcaccaaaattttcaaaatacatttttatgctcataagaaaataaagagatgagacacagaatggaaaatgaagttttaaaatacataaatgataaCTGATCATTTGAATAAAAAACCCTCCAAAtttgaaatttaataaaatatcccAATAAAATTAGGGAAATGATTTGACACCTCacctaaaaacagaaaaacataattAACATCACCACTatggaagtgcaaatcaaaaccacagtgagCTAGTATTATGTACCCTGCAATAAAAAGTACACagatagctgggtggtggtgcacacctttaatcccagcactcaggaggcagaggcaggaggatctctgtgagttcgaggccagcctggtctacaaagcaagttccaggaaaggtgcaaagctacacagagaaaccctgtctcgaaaaacaaagaaacaaaaatacaaacaaaaaaaagtgtacAGATATAGAGTGCCAAGATGTCATGAAGTTTCAGAACAGTTGGAAAGCTCATATTGTTATATACAGAAAGTGAAACAGTCATAAGGACAAACTATTTTGGGCTCTTCAAAGTAAATAAGAGCCAGCAACCACACCATAGGTATCAATAGATTAATGCAAAAACTTAAAGACATTTGTCAAAACACTCATAATGATTTATCTGTAATTGACAAAAATAGTGTCAAATGTATAGATAGGCTATAATTTATATACTGGaaaactgaaacaaagacatgaagaaCTTGTATTCATAATTGCACGGATAGTGTTAATGCCATTTAGGTAAGGAAGTACTTTGATCAAAGGACACTATGAGACTGATTCTATTCATGTGCTTTTTAGGAAAACTTAAGATCTATGAGCAGAAAAAAAGATCATTCTTGTCATAAGACAGGTAGGCACATAACTTTGAGAAGTATTGTCATgatgaatagccaatagcaaagAGGAAAGTATTATAAAACTACACATGTTGCTATCAATGGTTCTTTCTCATCAGATTACATTCAATATTCTGATTTTGAAGATATGTTATGCACATCTTCAACATGTGTTTCATTGGGTGCCGAAgctgaaattaatattttaatttgtgaatAACCATGGTATGTTTAtactataattattttaaatttaatgagTATCAGAGACTACATTCTTTTAAAACAGCAATGCTACCCCAGCTTATACATGCTCGTTTCAGTGTGGCTGTACTGTGCTCTAGAAAGGATATTTAAGAGAGATCCCATATATGAACAGGATTCATATATCCCTAGTCAATGTCAGCCTCAACAAATGTTCAAAGgtgaaaacaaaaatccatttgtggttttataaaaatgtattttatgggCCATTATAAAGTAACCCCAGTGATTCACCTCTCAGTGGCGTTTTGAGGATTATTTGATCATTATaaagtttcaaaaatatttcacagaaagTAGAAAAGGATTCAATTCCACAGAATTgcgcattattttttaaataaaaaaaatctgtaagtgATCCCTTATGATGGCTGCAGTAGAGAATTTAACAGACAGTAAAGCTGGAGTTCAAGAGATTTCTCTTGCCTGGGATTTTGGCTATCATAAATTTTATTGCTAAAGTTTTATACTTAGCAAAGAAATCATATGAGACAGAAAGCTAATATTTCAAATCCCAGGGTAAAGAGCAGTATTTATTTGAGAAGCTGAGTTTAAGTAGAAAATCATCAATAATACAGAAAATCAgaaaagcaacattttttttggagacaggaaacACATTAAATAACTACTCAGCTTTAATTTGTTAAAAATGTTACTATACTATACAATCTTTTCAGCTGATGAAAATATGTATATTCTTGCCAGTGCAAGAATGGA is part of the Onychomys torridus chromosome 17, mOncTor1.1, whole genome shotgun sequence genome and encodes:
- the LOC118597678 gene encoding 60S ribosomal protein L39-like, whose amino-acid sequence is MSSLQTFRIKQFLARKQKQNRPIPQFIKMKSGNKIRYNSKIRHHRRTKLGL